In one Kluyveromyces marxianus DMKU3-1042 DNA, complete genome, chromosome 4 genomic region, the following are encoded:
- the UTP6 gene encoding snoRNA-binding rRNA-processing protein UTP6 has translation MSSRTRYYLEQCIPEVDDLVQKNLFTKNEVNKIMRKRTDFEHRLSSRGSSISDYIRYIEYEKNVNALRLKRVKRILQSNKSNSISDYTIQQRILYIFQRGCNKFPKELKFWSLYLNHLKSKGTNASYKKIQNVYNQLLKLHPTNVDVWISCAKYEYEVHANFKSCRNVFQNGLRFNPDVPKLWYEYIKFELNFVTKLLNRRKVMNLINEREQELDMLKQQEEARNLNSAETEGEDTYYDQDGIQLPSTGDKMKDKLNELPEADLNMLGSEDTNPALRGDVALAIFDVAMKNLGTSFIKKHQGYYSITNSQVDQELSRNVLEYLYDRCIEYIQLFSEFQDLKREYLLNHIIQWLKKEHYNVSIEKDLPEHYVELLLYDITLNIRFMPADNLDIDNLQISFKKFIAYKTKLDDVHAQKLTTLYADYLTQNYLANIDKSDPKYTILNAIIKKL, from the coding sequence ATGTCATCACGGACACGGTATTATTTGGAACAGTGTATTCCAGAAGTTGATGATTTGGTTCAAAAGAACCTCTTTACCAAGAATGAAGTTAATAAAATCATGAGAAAACGAACAGATTTCGAACATAGACTTAGCTCCAGAGGTTCCAGTATAAGTGACTACATCAgatatattgaatatgaAAAGAATGTCAACGCGCTAAGATTGAAACGAGTAAAACGTATTCTACAATCTAATAAGTCAAACAGTATCTCAGATTATACCATTCAACAAAGGATCTTGtacatttttcaaagaggTTGTAACAAATTCccaaaagaattgaaattcTGGTCTTTATATCTAAATCATTTGAAATCTAAGGGTACAAACGCATCCTATaagaaaatccaaaatGTTTACAATCAATTGCTCAAGTTACATCCAACTAATGTAGACGTATGGATATCTTGTGCAAAGTACGAGTACGAAGTTCACGCGAACTTCAAGAGCTGTAGAAATGTGTTCCAAAATGGTCTAAGGTTCAACCCCGACGTACCAAAACTCTGGTATGAATACATTAAATTTGAGTTGAACTTTGTTACTAAGTTGTTGAATCGTAGAAAGGTCATGAACCTAATTAAcgaaagagaacaagaactaGATATGCTAAAACAGCAAGAGGAAGCAAGAAATTTGAACTcagcagaaacagaagGTGAAGATACATACTATGATCAAGACGGTATCCAATTACCAAGTACAGGTGACAAAATGAAGGATAAGTTGAACGAATTGCCAGAAGCTGACCTTAATATGTTGGGATCAGAGGACACGAACCCAGCTTTACGTGGTGATGTAGCTTTAGCAATCTTCGATGTTGCTATGAAGAACCTAGGAACATCCTTTATTAAAAAACACCAGGGTTATTATTCTATCACCAACTCTCAAGTAGACCAAGAGTTGAGCAGAAATGTTTTGGAGTATTTATATGACAGGTGTATCGAATACATCCAGTTATTTTCAGAGTTTCAAGATCTGAAGAGAGAGTACTTACTAAACCATATAATACAATGGTTAAAGAAGGAACATTACAATGTGTCAATCGAAAAAGACTTACCAGAACACTACGTTGAACTACTACTTTACGATATCACTCTCAATATCAGGTTTATGCCTGCAGATAATTTGGACATTGACAATTTACAaatatctttcaaaaagttcATTGCGTACAAAACAAAGCTCGATGACGTTCACGCGCAAAAGTTAACAACTCTATACGCAGACTACTTGACCCAGAACTATCTTGCAAACATCGACAAATCTGATCCAAAATACACTATTTTGAATGCTATCATCAAGAAATTATAA
- the ADA2 gene encoding chromatin-binding transcription regulator ADA2: MSNKFHCDVCSADCTNRVRITCAICPEYDLCVPCFAKGSYNGNHRPSHDYRVIETNSYPILCEDWGADEELLLVKGAQTLGLGNWQDIADNIGSRDKEEVYDHYLKYYLNSEHYPIPDITKNIDVPQDKFLEERKKRIEKFRERPLEPPRKPMASQPSCHEVQGFMPGRLEFETEFENEAEGPVKDMVFDADDQPLDIEVKLTILDIYNSRLTTRAEKKRLLFENHLMDYRRLQSIDKKRTKETKDLYNKIKAFARIMTPQDFEEFSKDILEELRCRTRIHQLQEWRSNGITTLEAGLKYERDKQARIMTLERFGNQVYSSSNNTNSARYRASSAHRSQADYAQNYNESSGRKKLMTISDIQHGADFQLLSPEEQQLCVSLKILPKPYIVIKEILFRELIRTAGQLTKKQCRDLLNIEAAKANRIYDFFVSQNWV, translated from the coding sequence ATGTCGAATAAGTTCCATTGTGATGTATGCTCTGCGGATTGTACAAATAGAGTAAGGATAACATGTGCAATATGTCCAGAATATGATTTGTGTGTTCCATGTTTCGCGAAGGGGTCCTATAACGGTAATCATAGGCCTAGTCATGACTATAGGGTGATAGAAACTAACTCTTATCCCATTTTATGTGAGGATTGGGGAgcagatgaagaacttttgtTAGTTAAAGGTGCTCAGACACTTGGATTAGGTAACTGGCAGGATATTGCCGATAATATAGGGTCCAGAGATAAGGAGGAAGTATACGATCATTACCTTAAGTACTATTTGAACAGTGAGCATTATCCAATTCCAGATATTACTAAAAATATTGATGTGCCTCAAGACAAGTTCTTGGAGGAAAGGAAGAAACGTATCGAGAAATTCAGAGAGAGGCCCTTGGAACCTCCAAGAAAGCCTATGGCTTCTCAGCCATCGTGTCATGAAGTTCAGGGTTTCATGCCTGGTAGATTGGAGTTCGAAACggaatttgaaaatgaagcaGAAGGGCCTGTTAAGGATATGGTATTTGATGCAGATGATCAACCTTTGGACATTGAAGTTAAATTGACTATTCTTGATATCTACAATTCTAGATTAACAACTAGAGcggaaaagaaaaggttgTTGTTTGAGAACCATCTCATGGACTATAGAAGATTGCAGAGTATAGATAAGAAACGTACtaaggaaacaaaagatctttacaataaaattaaaGCATTTGCAAGGATAATGACCCCAcaagactttgaagaattcagTAAAGATATCTTGGAAGAATTAAGATGTAGGACTAGAATTCACCAATTACAGGAATGGAGAAGTAACGGTATCACTACTTTGGAAGCTGGTCTCAAGTATGAACGTGATAAACAAGCCAGGATAATGACACTTGAGAGATTTGGAAACCAAGTTTATTCTTCCTCGAATAATACCAATAGTGCACGTTACAGAGCATCATCAGCTCATCGGTCACAGGCAGACTATGCACAAAACTATAATGAAAGCAGCGGCCGTAAAAAACTCATGACTATTAGCGATATCCAACATGGAGCAGACTTCCAGTTACTCTCACCTGAAGAGCAACAATTATgtgtttctttgaagattCTCCCAAAACCATACATTGTTAttaaagaaatattattCAGGGAATTGATACGTACAGCTGGCCAACTCACCAAAAAACAATGTCGTGATCTACTCAATATTGAAGCTGCTAAAGCCAATAGAATATATGACTTTTTTGTCTCTCAAAATTGGGTATAA